A window of Komagataella phaffii GS115 chromosome 1, complete sequence contains these coding sequences:
- a CDS encoding DRAP deaminase, catalyzes the third step of the riboflavin biosynthesis pathway produces MSKRLPQRDAHGFKVKKVVLDSHRKIEGNGVSIFEEESQGASYIKDYVHGLRRVTPYYFTFLTHCKERWQDRKLIEVFKSEFRMKPFSYYYNAIANGEVKLNDQVANVDSVLRNGDLISHRIHRHEPPVTLDEIEIAYEDDEITVINKPSGIPVHPTGRYRHNSITMIMKQEMGTIAHTCNRLDRLTSGIMFLGKTAMKTAKMVQQIKERNVGKVYIAKCKGKFPLGLQVVDKPLLTIDPRLTFNLVDLEDGKEAKTLFRRISYDTKDNTSIVKCMPLTGRTHQIRVHLQFIGYPIANDPVYSSPYVWGLTLGKGFLHKENPGYLKEVSERSEKIGKTKQSTSWYYPEESGELLLEEGCEVCGSELYSDPGVNDLILWLHAYRYYSHEQSWDYSTKMPKWSIEGHHREMMKLAIEEAKKCDHTETAFNVGCIITDENGEIISRGYSREFEGNTHAEQCALMKLDYKLPPGSILYTTMEPCSERLSGNKPCVNRIIDLKGEVITVFVGVVEPKKFIADNTGKRQLEDAGVNYLHIDGYEDEILALATR; encoded by the coding sequence ATGAGTAAAAGACTTCCACAGAGAGATGCTCATGGGTTCAAAGTGAAGAAAGTTGTTTTGGATTCTCATAggaaaattgaaggaaacgGTGTGAGTATTTTTGAGGAAGAAAGCCAAGGTGCTTCTTATATCAAGGATTATGTGCATGGGTTAAGACGAGTAACACCGTATTATTTTACATTTTTGACTCATTGTAAAGAAAGATGGCAAGATCGCAAATTGATcgaagttttcaaatccgAGTTCAGAATGAAACCGTTTTCATATTACTACAATGCTATTGCAAATGGTGAAGTGAAGCTAAACGATCAAGTCGCCAATGTCGATTCAGTACTCAGAAACGGTGATCTAATAAGCCATAGGATTCACCGTCATGAACCTCCAGTTACTTTGGATGAAATAGAGATTGCATacgaagatgatgaaattaCGGTGATTAATAAACCAAGTGGGATACCTGTTCATCCCACTGGAAGGTACAGACACAACTCCATAACCATGATAATGAAGCAAGAAATGGGAACAATCGCTCATACTTGTAATCGTCTGGATAGATTAACAAGTGGAATCATGTTTCTGGGGAAAACAGCCATGAAAACAGCCAAGATGGTTCAGCAGATAAAGGAACGTAATGTTGGGAAAGTGTACATCGCAAAGTGCAAAGGCAAATTTCCTCTGGGGTTGCAAGTTGTTGACAAGCCCCTTTTGACCATTGACCCAAGGTTGACATTCAATTTAGTAGATTTAGAAGATGGGAAGGAGGCCAAGACGTTGTTTCGACGTATCTCATACGACACTAAAGACAATACTAGCATTGTTAAGTGTATGCCCTTGACAGGTAGGACGCATCAGATCAGAGTTCATCTGCAATTTATTGGATATCCTATTGCTAATGACCCGGTGTATTCATCACCATATGTATGGGGGCTCACTTTGGGAAAGGGCTTTCTGCATAAAGAGAACCCAGGTTATCTTAAGGAAGTGAGTGAAAGGAGTGAGAAGATCGGAAAAACTAAACAGAGTACGTCCTGGTATTATCCCGAAGAATCTGGTGAGCTTTTATTAGAAGAAGGATGTGAAGTTTGTGGATCAGAACTCTATAGTGATCCAGGCGTGAATGATCTCATACTATGGTTGCATGCATACCGTTATTACTCGCATGAACAGTCTTGGGATTACAGCACCAAAATGCCTAAATGGAGTATTGAAGGTCATCACAGAGAAATGATGAAACTAGCTATTGAAGAGGCAAAAAAATGCGACCACACAGAAACTGCGTTTAATGTGGGATGTATCATTACGGATGAGAATGGGGAGATAATTAGTAGGGGGTACAGTAGAGAGTTCGAGGGAAACACTCACGCTGAACAATGTGCgttgatgaagttggaTTACAAGTTGCCTCCTGGTTCCATTCTCTATACGACTATGGAGCCATGTTCCGAAAGATTGAGCGGTAATAAGCCATGCGTGAATCGAAT